In Mangrovivirga cuniculi, the following proteins share a genomic window:
- a CDS encoding MG2 domain-containing protein, with protein MKKVLMLLCALFLTLGCNKNSDDFSSQKGLFVDYINSYTGGVISVGSNIKVRLAKSFPDSLIEELNSDVFSFSPSIDGKSYFENNNTLVFEPQANLPYDQEYKATIDLGKIFTEIESDKEEFKFIFQTFIQNYEASIRGFKYYDQSDLSKVKINGVINTADIVKLEDLKKTIEATQNGNELDVSFTTSENSTEHIFTVENAKRNSADDKVNIEIDGSAIGVDKKMKFDVAIPEKGDFQVSSAKIIRGDESYISILFTEPVDSKQNLLGLISLSNTNKNPRLVVDLNEIKVYPSGQPKDDITLTVNQGIKNINGIRLANTFTKTLKFTQAKPKVKLVNSSDKSIIPNSDNLVLPFEAIGLKAVDVTIVRIFENNMLQYLQVNSLGGDRQLNRVGRPVARKTISLKASGVTDLNNWNQFTLNLEEVFKAEPGAFYQINIGFRKSHSLYFCEGESKNGNMEDLSEDWDGEEQSSYWDYYDSYYSPGYDWSQRDNPCSDSYYGRRRTVSKMLFSSDLGLIAKKRDGGDLSVFVTNLLDTEPQSNVKIDVYDYQQQVIASGNTDSDGKVLLKVDGKPFALVASQENKKGYLKLDDGSALSLSNFNVAGKNVQKGLKGFIYGERGVWRPGDTVHLHFIIEDKSKTLHENHPVIMELYNPAGQLTYKKVSSNSIGPIYRFDFDTKKDAPTGNWSAKAKVGGAVFQKQVKIETIKPNRLKIDLKFDQERFTADDDLVTADLNVKWLTGATARNLDAEFDLLLRPTNTTFEEFPNYEFDDQSKDFNANREPVFEGTLDNNGYTKLKVELGENKNAPGALNAIFYGKVYEEGGNFSISSTSIPYYPYTHFVGIKVPQGDKRGMLLTDKDHKVQVATVNSKGNPVSRKDLTVSVYKLRWRWWWDNSYENISNYIGRSYNEPISTQKISTVNGRAVYNLRVNKPEWGRYFIKITDKESGHSAGQVVYIDWPGWAGKGQRGELGGEAMLDFAVDKDKYNVGDNVSLQIPSTEGNRLLVSLETGSEILETFWVETESGQTRVEFEATEKMAPNIYAHLTMIQPHGQKENDLPIRLYGVKSIKVVNNNTILEPEIKMPSEIKPQQKFDIKISEKNGKAMAYTIAVVDEGLLDITNFKTPEPWNSFYSREALGIKTWDIYDDVMGAFTGEMLHLLAVGGDGLLKAKDNNEANRFKPVVKVLGPFYLEEGETANHNVKMPQYIGSVRTMVIGAEDGAYGHAQNTTPVKQPLMVLATLPRVAGPKEKMKLPVNVFALKKNLGAVNIKVKTSGNLKVSGTSDKSVSFSKASDKVIYFDLEATDETGIGKVQVIATGSGLRAEYDIEMNVIARNPLMTDVKDQVIKPGESWSTKYTPFGIKGNNTGSIEISTMPPLNIEQRMKYLVRYPHGCIEQTTSAVFAQLYLDDLTELSGEEKQKIQKNIEAGIDRMKSFRVSTGGFAYWPGGNYASNWGTNYAGHFLIEAKKAGYMVPDNLLNSWEKYQKTKARSWGRMQDDNDTDLTQAYRLYTLALTGSPALGAMNRMKEDNSISLAAKWRLALAYAVAGYKDQGKNMISGLSQNIEISDERRHYTFGSRTRDKAMILETLVRLDQKEDAFLLLMDIAKEMGDNSRWMSTQTTAYSFIAIAKYVQGFDIDKPVNAEIITGSDQLAVNNDYFINQVAIKKVDDSQNIKINNKGNAPIYARLIRTGTPVEGKEEASERNIDFKVDYYDMDGNAINPKSLAQGTNFTAVVTITNPGIKGNYKDMALTQILPSGWEIINTRLDGSDNGNSKADYIDIRDDRTMHYFDLRAYEKVKFEVLLNAAYRGRFYKPSVKVEAMYDNSVFGSTGGEWVEVIAE; from the coding sequence ATGAAAAAAGTATTAATGCTCCTCTGTGCCCTTTTCCTGACTTTAGGATGCAACAAAAATAGTGATGATTTTAGTAGTCAAAAAGGGTTATTTGTCGATTATATAAACTCTTATACCGGAGGAGTGATCTCGGTGGGGAGTAATATTAAAGTTCGCCTGGCCAAGTCTTTCCCTGATAGCCTTATTGAGGAATTGAATTCTGATGTTTTTAGCTTCTCTCCTTCTATCGATGGCAAATCTTATTTTGAAAATAACAACACCTTAGTATTCGAACCACAAGCTAATCTTCCTTATGACCAGGAATATAAAGCAACTATTGATTTGGGCAAAATATTCACTGAGATCGAATCAGATAAAGAAGAATTTAAATTCATCTTCCAGACATTCATACAAAACTATGAAGCTTCAATCCGAGGATTCAAATATTACGATCAATCAGACCTATCAAAAGTTAAGATCAATGGAGTTATTAATACCGCTGACATAGTTAAATTAGAAGACCTGAAAAAAACTATAGAAGCAACCCAAAACGGAAACGAATTAGATGTTTCGTTTACAACTTCTGAGAATTCTACAGAACATATTTTCACAGTTGAGAATGCAAAAAGAAATAGTGCAGATGATAAAGTAAATATCGAAATCGATGGAAGTGCTATTGGTGTTGACAAGAAAATGAAATTTGATGTGGCTATTCCTGAAAAAGGTGACTTCCAGGTTTCTTCTGCTAAAATAATTCGTGGAGATGAAAGCTATATTTCAATCCTTTTTACTGAACCAGTGGATAGCAAACAGAATTTATTAGGGTTAATAAGTTTATCAAACACCAATAAAAACCCCAGATTGGTGGTAGATTTAAACGAAATAAAGGTTTATCCAAGTGGCCAGCCTAAAGATGATATTACTCTCACAGTAAATCAGGGTATAAAAAACATTAATGGGATCAGGCTTGCCAATACATTTACTAAAACATTAAAATTTACCCAGGCTAAGCCTAAAGTTAAATTGGTAAATAGCAGTGATAAGTCAATCATACCAAACTCAGATAACCTGGTATTGCCTTTTGAAGCAATTGGTTTAAAAGCTGTCGATGTTACCATTGTCAGGATCTTTGAAAATAACATGCTACAATACCTTCAGGTAAATAGCCTTGGAGGTGACAGACAATTAAATCGGGTAGGGCGGCCTGTGGCTAGAAAAACAATCTCACTAAAAGCCAGTGGCGTAACCGATCTGAATAATTGGAATCAGTTTACTTTAAACCTTGAAGAAGTCTTTAAAGCTGAGCCCGGAGCTTTTTACCAGATCAATATTGGCTTCAGAAAGTCGCATTCACTTTATTTCTGTGAAGGAGAATCCAAAAATGGCAACATGGAAGATCTTTCCGAAGACTGGGATGGTGAAGAACAGTCATCATACTGGGATTATTACGACAGCTATTATTCACCGGGATATGACTGGTCACAAAGAGATAACCCTTGTAGCGATTCTTACTATGGGCGAAGAAGAACAGTCAGTAAAATGCTTTTTTCTTCAGACCTTGGGTTAATTGCTAAGAAAAGAGACGGAGGTGATCTTTCTGTGTTTGTCACTAACCTTTTAGATACAGAACCTCAAAGCAATGTCAAAATCGATGTTTATGATTACCAACAACAGGTCATAGCTTCTGGAAATACAGATTCTGACGGAAAGGTTTTACTAAAAGTTGACGGTAAACCGTTTGCTCTGGTCGCATCACAAGAAAATAAAAAAGGATACTTAAAACTGGATGATGGAAGTGCATTGTCATTAAGCAATTTCAACGTTGCCGGAAAAAATGTTCAGAAAGGGCTGAAAGGTTTTATTTATGGAGAAAGAGGAGTGTGGAGACCAGGTGATACTGTCCATCTCCATTTTATCATCGAAGATAAATCCAAAACCCTTCATGAAAATCATCCGGTAATTATGGAATTGTATAATCCTGCCGGACAGCTAACGTACAAAAAAGTTAGTTCTAACAGTATCGGACCAATATACAGGTTTGATTTCGATACCAAAAAAGATGCTCCGACTGGTAATTGGTCAGCCAAAGCCAAAGTAGGTGGTGCCGTTTTCCAAAAGCAGGTCAAAATTGAAACCATCAAACCAAACCGATTGAAGATCGACCTTAAATTTGATCAGGAAAGATTTACTGCTGATGATGATTTGGTTACAGCAGACCTCAATGTAAAATGGTTGACAGGAGCAACAGCTAGAAATCTGGATGCAGAATTTGATTTGCTGTTAAGACCAACTAATACTACTTTCGAAGAGTTTCCTAACTATGAATTTGACGACCAATCAAAAGATTTTAATGCAAACAGAGAACCAGTTTTTGAAGGAACCCTCGATAACAATGGTTACACAAAACTCAAAGTAGAATTAGGTGAGAACAAAAATGCGCCTGGTGCTTTAAATGCGATTTTCTATGGTAAGGTTTATGAAGAGGGTGGGAATTTCAGTATTAGCAGTACTTCAATTCCTTATTATCCATACACTCATTTTGTAGGTATAAAAGTTCCTCAGGGTGATAAGCGAGGGATGCTACTGACCGACAAAGACCATAAAGTTCAGGTTGCTACAGTAAATTCCAAAGGCAACCCGGTATCAAGAAAAGATCTGACTGTTTCTGTATATAAACTCAGATGGAGATGGTGGTGGGATAATTCCTATGAAAACATCAGTAATTATATAGGCAGGAGTTATAATGAACCTATTTCCACTCAAAAAATAAGTACGGTTAATGGGAGAGCTGTTTACAATCTGAGAGTGAACAAACCGGAATGGGGAAGATATTTTATCAAGATAACAGACAAAGAATCAGGTCATTCAGCTGGGCAGGTGGTGTATATTGACTGGCCTGGATGGGCAGGAAAAGGCCAAAGAGGAGAGCTTGGTGGTGAAGCAATGCTGGATTTCGCTGTCGATAAAGATAAATATAATGTCGGAGATAACGTTTCATTACAAATTCCATCTACTGAAGGTAACAGACTTCTCGTCAGTCTGGAAACGGGAAGTGAGATTCTGGAAACATTTTGGGTTGAAACTGAATCTGGTCAGACAAGGGTCGAATTTGAAGCAACTGAAAAAATGGCTCCGAATATATATGCTCATCTTACGATGATCCAGCCTCATGGTCAGAAAGAAAACGATCTACCTATAAGATTGTATGGGGTGAAATCAATTAAGGTGGTAAATAATAATACCATTCTTGAGCCAGAGATAAAGATGCCTTCAGAAATAAAACCCCAACAAAAATTTGATATAAAAATTTCTGAGAAAAATGGAAAAGCAATGGCATATACGATCGCTGTTGTTGATGAAGGACTACTTGATATTACGAATTTCAAGACTCCGGAACCATGGAATTCCTTTTATTCGCGTGAAGCTTTAGGTATCAAAACCTGGGATATTTATGATGATGTTATGGGAGCCTTTACAGGCGAAATGCTTCATCTCTTAGCTGTTGGTGGTGACGGATTACTAAAAGCTAAAGACAATAATGAAGCAAACAGATTCAAACCGGTGGTTAAGGTTTTAGGTCCTTTTTACCTTGAGGAAGGTGAAACAGCAAACCACAATGTAAAGATGCCTCAATACATTGGTAGTGTCAGAACTATGGTGATTGGTGCTGAAGATGGCGCCTACGGCCATGCACAGAATACAACCCCGGTTAAACAGCCACTAATGGTTCTTGCCACACTTCCTCGAGTTGCAGGTCCAAAGGAAAAAATGAAACTGCCTGTTAACGTTTTTGCACTTAAAAAGAATCTGGGTGCTGTTAATATAAAAGTAAAAACCAGCGGTAACCTTAAAGTTTCAGGTACCTCTGATAAATCTGTTTCTTTCTCCAAGGCCAGTGATAAAGTTATATACTTTGATCTTGAAGCAACAGATGAAACAGGCATCGGAAAAGTTCAAGTAATAGCCACGGGTTCAGGCCTTCGTGCTGAATATGACATTGAAATGAATGTCATCGCCCGAAATCCTTTGATGACTGATGTTAAAGATCAAGTAATTAAACCGGGAGAAAGCTGGTCAACAAAATATACTCCTTTTGGAATTAAAGGAAATAATACTGGTTCTATCGAAATCAGTACAATGCCCCCATTAAACATTGAACAGCGCATGAAATACCTGGTAAGATACCCTCATGGCTGTATCGAGCAAACCACTTCTGCTGTTTTTGCTCAGTTATATTTGGATGATCTGACGGAATTATCAGGTGAAGAGAAACAGAAAATCCAAAAAAATATTGAGGCCGGAATTGATAGAATGAAATCTTTCAGGGTATCAACCGGAGGTTTTGCCTATTGGCCGGGTGGTAATTATGCATCTAACTGGGGTACTAATTATGCCGGTCACTTCTTGATCGAAGCAAAAAAGGCCGGATACATGGTGCCTGATAATCTTCTGAATTCATGGGAAAAATATCAGAAAACTAAAGCCAGATCCTGGGGAAGAATGCAAGACGATAATGATACTGATCTGACTCAGGCTTACAGGTTATATACACTTGCATTAACCGGATCTCCGGCCCTGGGTGCGATGAATAGAATGAAAGAAGATAATTCTATCAGCCTTGCAGCAAAATGGCGACTTGCTTTAGCATATGCTGTGGCTGGATATAAAGATCAGGGAAAAAATATGATCAGTGGATTATCTCAAAACATTGAAATATCTGATGAAAGAAGGCACTATACATTTGGCTCGAGAACAAGGGATAAGGCAATGATCCTGGAAACGTTGGTCAGGTTAGACCAAAAAGAAGATGCTTTTTTACTTCTGATGGATATTGCAAAAGAAATGGGTGATAATAGCCGATGGATGAGTACTCAAACTACTGCTTACAGTTTTATTGCAATAGCTAAGTACGTCCAGGGATTTGATATAGATAAACCGGTAAATGCAGAAATCATTACCGGCAGTGATCAATTAGCAGTAAACAATGACTATTTCATTAACCAGGTAGCAATAAAAAAAGTTGATGATTCTCAAAATATCAAAATCAACAATAAAGGCAATGCTCCAATCTATGCGCGACTTATCCGAACCGGGACACCTGTAGAAGGTAAGGAAGAAGCATCAGAACGCAACATTGATTTCAAGGTTGATTATTATGATATGGATGGAAATGCAATTAACCCTAAGAGTCTAGCACAGGGAACAAATTTCACTGCCGTAGTGACAATAACCAATCCGGGAATTAAAGGTAACTATAAAGACATGGCATTGACAC
- the gdhA gene encoding NADP-specific glutamate dehydrogenase, which translates to MSVDKIISNIKERNPHQPEFIQSVDEVIESLTPVLEKKDIFRKYKILERLTEPERLISFRVNWLDDNGEIHVNRGYRVQMNSALGPFKGGLRFHPSVNYSILKFLAFEQTFKNALTGMPLGSGKGGADFNPKGKSDEEIMRFCQNFMNELFRHMGQFTDIPAGDIGVGNREIGFLFGQYKKLRNEFAGVITGKNVRWGGSWVRTEATGFGLIYFACNMLSTQNDSLEGKNCLVSGAGNVAQHAIEKIIEMGGKPLTVSDSSGFIYDEEGIDKDKLKVIMKIKNEDRGRIKEYLEHYSNAEYHENKDDEDYNPLWDIKADCAFPCATQNEINKKDAENLVNNNIMLIAEGANMPVTKEGVQVFQDSDVMYAQGKASNAGGVAVSSIEMTQNRMGESWSREKVNKQLMNIMNTIHKDCTKAAEEYGFKKTNYVHGANIAGFTRVAHAMIEQGLT; encoded by the coding sequence ATGTCTGTTGATAAAATCATTTCAAATATAAAAGAAAGGAATCCTCATCAGCCCGAATTCATTCAATCTGTAGATGAAGTGATTGAATCACTGACTCCGGTGCTTGAAAAAAAGGATATCTTTAGAAAATACAAAATTCTCGAGCGTCTGACTGAGCCAGAAAGATTGATATCATTCAGGGTAAACTGGTTGGATGACAACGGGGAAATACATGTTAACAGAGGATATAGAGTACAAATGAATAGTGCCTTGGGTCCCTTTAAAGGTGGTCTTAGATTTCATCCATCCGTGAACTATTCGATATTAAAATTTCTTGCTTTCGAACAGACATTCAAAAATGCTCTCACGGGAATGCCTTTAGGTAGTGGCAAAGGTGGTGCAGATTTTAATCCTAAAGGAAAATCAGATGAAGAGATTATGAGATTTTGCCAAAATTTCATGAATGAACTATTTAGGCATATGGGTCAATTTACGGATATCCCTGCCGGTGATATAGGAGTTGGCAATCGGGAAATTGGGTTTTTATTTGGGCAATATAAAAAATTAAGAAATGAATTTGCAGGAGTTATTACGGGTAAAAATGTACGTTGGGGTGGTTCGTGGGTAAGAACTGAAGCAACAGGATTTGGATTAATCTATTTTGCCTGTAATATGCTGAGTACTCAAAATGACTCTTTAGAAGGAAAAAATTGCCTGGTTTCCGGTGCCGGAAATGTAGCCCAGCATGCGATTGAAAAAATCATCGAAATGGGTGGAAAACCGTTGACAGTATCAGATTCCTCTGGCTTCATTTATGATGAAGAGGGTATTGACAAAGATAAGCTGAAGGTAATTATGAAAATCAAAAATGAGGACCGGGGCCGGATAAAAGAATATCTTGAACATTATTCAAACGCAGAATATCACGAGAATAAAGACGATGAGGATTATAACCCTCTATGGGATATAAAAGCAGATTGTGCATTCCCTTGTGCTACTCAGAATGAAATAAATAAAAAAGATGCTGAAAATCTGGTCAACAACAATATAATGTTAATTGCAGAAGGAGCTAATATGCCTGTTACAAAAGAAGGTGTTCAGGTATTTCAAGATTCAGATGTTATGTACGCACAGGGTAAAGCATCTAATGCAGGAGGTGTCGCTGTTTCAAGTATCGAAATGACTCAAAACCGTATGGGAGAAAGCTGGAGCCGCGAAAAAGTAAATAAGCAATTGATGAATATCATGAATACCATTCATAAAGATTGCACAAAAGCTGCTGAAGAATATGGATTTAAGAAAACAAATTATGTCCATGGAGCAAACATTGCCGGATTTACCAGAGTTGCACATGCCATGATCGAGCAGGGACTGACCTGA
- a CDS encoding thioredoxin family protein, with translation MNKLSISDTSFEKEIEKHPNLLIRFTAEWCGTCKSTQNAFDKFVSDGEFQDYKVAEMNAPESPKARLKAGVYAVPYYAIYRDGKLLEGISTTSLNEIKDLTEQLASR, from the coding sequence ATGAATAAACTTAGCATCTCCGATACTTCATTCGAAAAAGAAATAGAAAAACACCCAAACTTATTAATCAGGTTTACTGCAGAATGGTGCGGAACATGTAAATCCACCCAGAATGCATTCGATAAATTTGTTTCTGATGGAGAATTCCAGGATTATAAAGTAGCTGAAATGAATGCTCCTGAAAGTCCAAAAGCCCGATTAAAAGCTGGTGTTTATGCAGTCCCCTATTATGCTATATATAGAGATGGGAAACTATTAGAGGGCATATCCACTACCAGTCTTAATGAAATTAAAGATTTAACAGAACAATTAGCATCAAGATAA
- the ypfJ gene encoding KPN_02809 family neutral zinc metallopeptidase, with translation MKWKGRRTSSNVDDRRGRSLGRGGSLGCGGIIIILLLSWIFGLNPLQLFEASSGVSSLTVENRYETTAEENELAEFTKVVLADTEDVWNEVFMEEYGEDYPEPTLVLFTDQVQSGCGFAGAATGPFYCPADQRVYIDLSFYNELQNRFGAPGDFAMAYVIAHEVGHHVQNLLGYTDKVHSQRNRLSQKEYNKLSVRLELQADFLAGYWARRADEMFDILEQGDLEEAINAANAIGDDRLQKQMQGRVVPDAFTHGTSEQRIRWFKRGYESGDLSYGDTFSTNKL, from the coding sequence ATGAAATGGAAAGGACGCAGAACCAGTAGTAATGTCGATGACAGGCGTGGTAGATCATTAGGAAGAGGCGGATCATTAGGATGTGGAGGAATAATTATTATTCTCTTATTATCCTGGATTTTTGGACTTAATCCACTTCAACTTTTTGAGGCATCATCCGGAGTAAGTTCATTGACAGTTGAAAATAGATATGAAACAACTGCAGAAGAGAATGAATTAGCAGAATTCACAAAAGTAGTTTTAGCGGATACTGAAGATGTCTGGAATGAAGTGTTTATGGAGGAATATGGAGAAGATTATCCTGAGCCCACATTAGTTCTTTTTACTGATCAGGTTCAATCTGGTTGTGGTTTTGCAGGAGCAGCCACTGGCCCGTTTTATTGTCCTGCAGATCAAAGAGTTTATATTGATCTTAGTTTTTATAATGAACTTCAAAATCGATTTGGTGCGCCCGGAGATTTTGCCATGGCATACGTAATAGCTCATGAAGTAGGTCATCATGTGCAAAATTTACTTGGATACACAGATAAAGTACATAGCCAAAGAAATCGGTTAAGTCAGAAAGAATACAATAAATTATCAGTAAGGCTAGAATTACAAGCTGACTTTTTAGCTGGATACTGGGCGAGAAGAGCAGATGAAATGTTTGACATTCTAGAACAAGGAGACCTTGAAGAAGCGATCAATGCAGCGAATGCCATTGGAGATGACAGGTTACAAAAGCAAATGCAGGGCAGGGTAGTTCCTGATGCATTCACTCATGGAACATCAGAGCAACGTATTAGATGGTTTAAACGTGGTTACGAATCGGGTGATCTATCCTACGGAGACACCTTCTCAACTAATAAATTATAA
- a CDS encoding acyl-CoA thioesterase: protein MIEYTQNIKVLPGHIDELGHVNNIIYLKWVQETAKSHWETVASSKMQLEYLWVVLRHEIDYKSEIFADDIVKTKTKVINIKGPLSKRSVEIYSNDKLAAKAITTWCLLNKTTRKPIQIPEEFAQLFL, encoded by the coding sequence ATGATAGAATACACTCAGAATATCAAAGTTTTACCGGGCCATATTGATGAATTGGGACATGTTAATAACATCATTTATCTAAAATGGGTACAGGAAACTGCCAAATCACATTGGGAAACTGTTGCTTCCAGTAAAATGCAGTTAGAATATTTATGGGTTGTGCTAAGGCATGAGATCGATTATAAATCAGAAATTTTTGCCGATGATATTGTCAAAACCAAAACGAAAGTAATAAATATCAAAGGTCCATTATCCAAAAGATCTGTAGAAATATATAGTAACGATAAGTTGGCTGCAAAAGCAATAACTACGTGGTGTCTCCTGAATAAAACTACACGAAAGCCAATTCAAATACCGGAAGAATTCGCTCAATTATTCTTATAA
- a CDS encoding SixA phosphatase family protein — translation MKLKRCFFLIITFMFFISCIEKTDDSGQFSDKPEVEPTIIFLTRHAEKDTLNKDPELSKIGIKRVKTLTSMLKNIEFDAIYSTDYKRTIQTVKPLADLNSLVIMQYEPSPSNENFSAKLKEDEKGNTILVSGHSNTIPFLINELIGEDRFQQFEDDQYGDLFMVLLDGEKVKILQYYIPVVTDFKDSTFQNYN, via the coding sequence ATGAAATTAAAAAGATGTTTTTTCCTGATAATCACATTCATGTTTTTTATTTCCTGTATAGAGAAAACTGATGATTCAGGGCAATTTTCAGATAAACCAGAAGTTGAACCTACAATAATTTTCTTAACAAGACATGCTGAGAAAGATACGTTGAACAAGGATCCGGAATTATCTAAGATTGGTATAAAACGAGTTAAGACTTTAACCTCAATGCTTAAAAATATTGAGTTTGATGCCATTTATTCAACTGACTATAAAAGAACTATCCAAACGGTTAAACCACTAGCTGATTTAAATAGCCTGGTTATCATGCAATATGAACCATCACCAAGTAATGAGAATTTTTCAGCCAAACTGAAAGAAGATGAAAAGGGAAACACTATACTCGTATCCGGTCATTCAAATACTATTCCTTTTCTGATCAACGAACTAATTGGAGAAGATAGGTTTCAGCAATTTGAGGACGATCAATATGGAGATTTATTCATGGTATTATTAGATGGAGAAAAAGTCAAAATATTACAGTATTATATTCCTGTGGTTACTGATTTTAAGGATTCAACTTTTCAAAATTATAATTAA
- a CDS encoding DUF2231 domain-containing protein yields the protein MAEVPGMWRPELWHPLTVHLPIGLIVIGSILGLCSMIPQLNRKFSFLTSASKLLLFAGVPFIWLAIWTGNEAYEIVGRDLCDPTVKNDHEYFGYFLGWSFTIGTILFFISVVFNDPLSKYVKIISAVALLLSLFFTGYVGHLGAKLVYQQGAAVYQSSEDCKEFE from the coding sequence ATGGCAGAAGTACCGGGAATGTGGAGGCCTGAATTGTGGCATCCATTGACTGTTCACTTACCTATTGGTTTAATTGTTATTGGATCTATTTTAGGGCTTTGCTCTATGATTCCACAATTAAATCGAAAATTTTCGTTTTTAACATCTGCTTCCAAATTACTCCTATTTGCAGGCGTGCCGTTCATATGGTTGGCCATCTGGACGGGGAACGAAGCCTATGAAATTGTAGGGAGAGATTTATGCGATCCGACAGTTAAAAACGACCATGAATATTTTGGGTACTTTTTAGGTTGGTCATTTACAATCGGGACTATATTATTTTTCATATCCGTGGTCTTCAACGATCCTCTTTCTAAATATGTGAAAATAATATCAGCAGTAGCACTTTTGCTTTCATTATTTTTTACTGGATATGTGGGGCATTTGGGAGCAAAACTGGTTTACCAGCAGGGAGCTGCGGTTTACCAATCAAGTGAAGATTGTAAAGAATTCGAATAA
- a CDS encoding nitroreductase family protein, with amino-acid sequence MEALEKIDISQHKEKIADTTYPVLDVIKNRWSTRSFKDLSISDETLTNLFEAASWAASSRNEQPWEYIYAHKGTEGFNKLADCLMEGNRWAKDAPVLILSIAKKTFSRNNKPNAHYFHDTGAANTTMLLQAVNMGILGHMMAGFDKDKTIENLGIDENHEPVCFIALGYPDEPDNLEDPFKEREQGSRSRKSVNEFVSKI; translated from the coding sequence ATGGAAGCTTTAGAAAAAATAGATATATCACAACATAAAGAAAAAATTGCTGACACTACTTACCCGGTATTAGATGTTATTAAAAACAGATGGAGCACGCGGTCTTTTAAAGATCTTTCGATCAGTGATGAAACTTTGACAAATCTTTTTGAAGCTGCATCATGGGCGGCAAGTAGCAGGAATGAGCAGCCATGGGAATATATTTATGCACATAAAGGAACGGAAGGTTTTAATAAGCTAGCAGATTGCCTGATGGAAGGAAACCGATGGGCTAAAGATGCCCCAGTCCTCATTTTAAGTATAGCTAAAAAAACCTTTAGCAGAAATAATAAACCAAACGCTCATTATTTCCATGATACGGGAGCTGCAAATACTACTATGTTATTACAAGCTGTAAACATGGGAATATTAGGTCATATGATGGCAGGATTTGACAAAGACAAAACGATCGAAAATTTAGGTATTGATGAAAACCATGAACCAGTATGTTTTATAGCTTTGGGATATCCAGATGAGCCAGATAATTTAGAGGACCCATTTAAAGAAAGAGAACAAGGTAGCAGATCGAGAAAATCCGTTAATGAGTTTGTTTCGAAGATTTAA
- a CDS encoding pirin family protein, protein MHQDAWFSLSSLEKGKDLSYEIKRKDNGAYLFLLEGDLEIDGEKISKRDAVGIWDTENFNIKASQDSEILVMDIPMKLS, encoded by the coding sequence ATTCACCAGGACGCCTGGTTTAGTTTATCGTCACTGGAAAAAGGCAAAGATCTTTCTTACGAAATTAAAAGAAAGGATAATGGTGCCTACCTATTCCTGTTAGAAGGTGATTTGGAAATAGATGGCGAAAAAATAAGTAAAAGAGATGCTGTAGGAATCTGGGACACTGAAAATTTTAATATAAAAGCAAGCCAGGATTCTGAGATTCTTGTTATGGACATACCAATGAAACTATCGTAA
- a CDS encoding pirin family protein codes for MKKVIHKSNSRGHADHGWLNSWHSFSFANYYNPERMHFGVLRVLNDDTVAPAMGFGKHPHDNMEIISIPLSGDLEHADNMGNKQVIKEGDVQVMSAGTGIMHSEKNKNNDQEVKFLQIWVFPNKKDVEPRYDQQSFKKKIELINGSRSYLLIKTMRESGFTRTPGLVYRHWKKAKIFLTKLKERIMVPTYSC; via the coding sequence ATGAAAAAAGTCATCCATAAATCAAATAGCAGAGGTCATGCTGATCATGGCTGGTTAAATTCCTGGCATTCATTCAGCTTTGCAAATTATTATAATCCTGAAAGAATGCATTTTGGAGTTTTAAGAGTTCTTAATGATGATACTGTTGCCCCGGCCATGGGTTTTGGAAAACATCCACACGACAATATGGAAATTATATCTATTCCTCTTAGTGGTGACCTGGAACACGCTGATAATATGGGTAATAAACAAGTTATCAAAGAAGGCGATGTTCAGGTAATGAGTGCAGGTACCGGTATTATGCACAGTGAAAAGAACAAAAACAACGATCAGGAAGTTAAGTTCTTACAGATATGGGTTTTTCCAAATAAGAAAGATGTTGAACCCCGATATGATCAACAATCTTTTAAAAAGAAAATAGAATTAATAAATGGCAGCAGGTCTTATCTCCTGATAAAGACGATGAGGGAGTCTGGATTCACCAGGACGCCTGGTTTAGTTTATCGTCACTGGAAAAAGGCAAAGATCTTTCTTACGAAATTAAAAGAAAGGATAATGGTGCCTACCTATTCCTGTTAG